GCCACACCAATACACACTATCAGTCCATCAACATGGAGTGTCTAGTACAGCCCTTTCTGGTGTGAAGAACAATATGCACCTCCAACGTTTACAAAATGTGCCTTATTTTCCAAGAAACTTCAGCAGTTCAGCCACGTTCTCGCTGGCAGTTACCAGGCAAGAGATATTTGTATTTATCAGCATTATTCAATAAATACGAAGGAAGGTGAACTGCTGAGTAAGAATGAGGAATAGGACCCATTTTCCCTATGATCTCCTTAAATGTGTATTCCTCAGGAAGCATATCAAATAAGTCAGCCCCTTTACAAATCACATCCTGAACCCTTTTGGGGTTCAAGTAATGAGAGAATCTCACCCGATCATAATGACTGTAAGCTTTCATCTTAAATATGAAGTCACTAATGTATCGAAAACAAAAGCTGCAATGCCAACCTGAATCTGACAAGAGGACATCAGCCTGGCGATAATGAGCATATCTAGTTTTCCCTGTCCTGTAGTTATGAACTGAAGCACGCCAGCTCTTGTTATCTACATAATACTCAAAAGAGTACAAGTAATTTCTCAGCTGAAGATGAAGGATAGGTGGGATGTCATCACACCACCTCAAGAGATTAATTGTGTGAGCACTAGGGATCTCATCAACATCAGACATTATCAACAAGTCATCATCTTCTATACCTGCTATTCTAATAAGCTGGTCCAGTACTACTCGCTGATAGGCCTCTTCCACAAAGGGGTTTTCCCCTTTCCTAAATCTCCCCCCAATTGTCCCATAAGTCAAACGGGACTCTATAAATTTGAACTTATCCCGATTACTACCAAAGACCAATGGTTTGGGTAGGCCAGTGAACGTTGAGTTTGATTCAAGAAGTACAAACTGAGTTATGTGAGGATACAATTCCTTCCATCGAATTGTAAGAATATCTACTTCATTACTGAATAGAACTGCATCAAAAACTCGTCTAGGTGATTCACGAATCCCCCACCCGTGAAGCCTGCAAAGAGTCTCCATTGAAACATTCTCATGATAGTAGTGAGGAATTATCTGAAAGGGCTTTGGAGGAGATTCCCATAATGGTCTTAGGAAATAGGAGATCTTCTGGCCATGCAAATACAATCCAAACAATCCTAATGGAACAACCACAAACAAGAATACATAGGTCTTCAAATCCAACCCTCGCAAAATACACTTCAGTCTTGACATGCTCAAAGCTACACCGGAGGCCTGCTGCAAATTaaagaggaaaaataaaatcctaaGACACCCAGATTAAATATATGGCACCATACCACGTCAAAATATTATACAGCATAACAACTTATCGCTAAATAAGCTTGGTGTACAACATTCAAATTGATACCCAATCACAGTATCTTAACAATGCAATTCAAACACCCCAGTATACTGATTCAGCTTGTTCTATGTGAACCTTCAAGGATAAGGTCAACTCTATAAACCACCAGAAaggtaaccaaaaaaaaaaaaaaaaaaaaacttaattttaatGGTAAATAGGTAGAGATATATCTAAGCAATTTCCATTAAGTCTCAGAAGAACAAGTCTCAGTGTTCCTCCTCCAAGAAAGAcatatagcaaaaaaaaaaaaaaaaaggcgaaTGCTACCCAGCaatctaaataaaaataaataaataaatcttaaatttCAAGCCGTAAATAATTCATGTGCAAAAACAGTAAACTCAAAAACCAGTTCATATTACTTCCTAATGCATTGCGATatcataattcatttaaataaaaatctcAGAAAGCCACTAACAGGAGAATAGATAAATAAAAGCAATCCCgcgcgccccccccccccccccccccccccccaacaatTTTTATATTCTGAAGCATTAAACGTTAATCCAAGGCAGATAAAAGCACAAGACACCCATTACCTCAAAAACTCGAAACAAGGCCAATATCAATGGAGaagaaggaaaaaaagaaaatcaaagcCTTACCCGGCCACAAACGTCTTCACATATATCATCAGTCTTCTTCGAATTGTAATACCCATCAGACATGATTACCACAAAAATTTCTATGATCAAGTTCTAATACCACCCTACAAATTGACCCAAAAAAAAACACAAATGCTCAATCAAATTCTCTGTTTAAACCCATCTTTCTCAAAACAaaattgagagagaaaagagatcactaagaacccagatcaaacaccTTTCTCCCCTCTTCAACCAGCACCCCCAACCCAAATTCccaaaagaaaaatcaggaaaGTATAATCCCAGAAAATCCTAAGGATCCCTCTCTCTTTCAACCTCTCTCTCTGTGGCTTGTATAGCCGTTTGGTGGTTTGTATAATCTCAATCACCAGATAAAACTCTATTTTCCGAGAAAATAAAATTCccaatatatatagagagagatatGGACACAGACAAAGcactatatataatattttataatatttagattACCCTCCTATGCTCCAGCAATTCCTCGTcatctgtaaaaaaaaaaaatcatgcttTGCTGTTCAACACTGCACAAATCTTCCACAAGCTTATCGGACGGCTGAGATTATTTTCACACGGAGATTACTATGTGAGTGATTTGCATTCAACCGTTTCCTACAAGGATTTGTGCTGATCTGGCAATTTTCCTGAGGCAGTTGATACTTGATAGCATATTACAGTCAGCCGTTTCGCTTGTTTTACAGCGTTTTAAATGTTAACACCCGTAAATAATCATTGTAGCCTAAACGCATTTACTAGTTTGCCCTTGCGTGATTGATTAGGATTCTGAATATGAGGGGTAATTTCGGTAggctaattatttgaatttggattGAGACGGTTAATACGCATCGTTTTGATGCGGTCAaacatggttttttttttttttttagtttaatatAAATTCATTTTGAAATCGGAGAAAAAGGTAAATAGCTTTTTGGGTTTGATTTAGGTATTTAGGGGAGTTTTCATGTATAATCCAAAatggaaaatgagagaactttttTCAATTAGATGAGGAAAGGTATAttctaattaaagaaataaatttaaaaattatttataatctatatataatctataatttttctataatatatatatatgtaacaaCGAGGGGTGAAtttttaaatagataaaaatatttttatatatttaatttaattattataaaattattaattaattaatatagaattataattgaataaaatttaaaaatattaatctaaTAGAAAGTCTATATACTAATATTACAAAtatattatttgtatttataaaatataagtaGATTATTAAGAATACTAATCTAATAAGAAGTCTAATCTATTAAGAagtttatatattaatattattcataaaatatatttttttaattaaaattattttgataattttaattttggtgattttgattgatttaactaattgattaaaattaaatttttaattttaacaaatttaattaattttgacaataaacttaattaattttatccTATAATTTGGATATTAAAaaaatcttttttctttttcatactctTAGTAATGTTTCAAAGTTATTATTTTACTGTGATAAGAATAGTCTTCATTTGATTCATTTGAGAAActattataaaattttgttttcataaatttaaaattatgcaaTTCTTGCagtgaaaattttaataaatttaaataaaaatataaagatataataaaattttcaaatttaatttattaaatttgatagtattataatattaagtaaaatactttattagtatctaatttttcaaatttatatttacaattaatttttttactatgtatatttaaaaatattttattagttgcACAGAATTTCCATCAAAGATTTCTTTTATTgcaatgaaataatatattaatatttataaaattatgaatattagttaaaattaaatatgacTATAAAATAAATCATCCAcagattattattaattttaaaatttgttaaatgaatcacttaaaaggaattttatttaattttaattaaggatcaatactaacaaaaaaattattaaggaccattaaatttaaacttaattaattatgatttcttaaaatttattatgataAAGCTGGCATTATACcacttataaaatattatctctcgaattaataataaatcaaagagtaatattaataatatattaataattagattcatatttatattattatgttattaatatttttctatttttattctttttacattgaaaataaataattcataagaatagatataaaaaatatattataaggacCAAACTGTAAtggattaaatttattttattgtattaataTAACTCTAATTTTATTAATGACTAAATCAAGAATCTTATTACACCAAATCATACTGAAtatcaaataaataattaattaaactgaaaccaattttataaaaatatatttttttattttttaaaaatgtaacataattttaatataattaaaatttaaacacgTAATATATATGATATATTCATAATAATAGACTATATACACCATAATATTTATACAAATATGAATGAGGGACCAACTTTTTGAACCGATAAAAATattcttataaatattaataatataaatttattttttttcttacataaatttaattttttaaaattattttataaaaattttgttgtcatttttaatttagaattagagacctctctctatatatatataacactaatagcttcaatttatatttatattttaatcaataatgtatttatagtatatataataatttataatttaaaaaaaataaaaatacttattaattatattaaataattaatatattaaattaattttaaaaatttttgtattaaacaatatgacaatataaaaatttaagatatcaatataataaaaatgaaaatcttATAATGATAATACAATAAGcaaatatgtaacacccccgttgcatagcctagtatatttcactgttccggcgaccggtgttggtccggacaattaatgggactagggccatacttaagacaatttgagaagccataaacacaaataattagcaatgtttaattaattaactataaataagaaaaacagaacataagagattaaacgagccgagagtcacagcgatgagtaacctcctcgggaaggactgcgaagtcgttttaaactcaaatttcgaactgtaaaaagtgacgttgcggtccttatgacccttataaacacagtggaaaagagaaaatcacgaaaaagaactgttaagctagtgaaataattaggtcagggagccggaagaaatattagattatttgcaaagcgggatgaaccggcgaagggagatttggtcaattgaccccaagagctgactcctgacctaactgtccaataaaatcggagaaaagaaaatttcggaatcgagaattaaattaaagaactaatagaaaaaaataaatagaaaaaaaaaaagaaaagatggaaaagtcaaagttgatgacatcattaatgatgtcacaaacaaatttattaaattatttattaaattagatttttggtcttctttaagtgataaagatgaaaggaaataaaagaaaaaaaaattagaaaagtctcattttcttcttccttgtgcCGCCCCATCCTCTCTCATTTTCCTTCATGAAaagccaccattaaagcttgcatacaagctttaatttttccactcaattctcataactcccctaaaaattctactaaagcttgttattactacttaagaaggagcttacaagaagaaagaagagcaaaagttagggttttgaagatttaagaaaggttagtgtgttaacttgttattttacttctttaaatgcatatgcaaatgttgacatgagcttagaatttatgaaatgaaataaaaacatgggagaaggaccaaactgaatttcggccagcattgtggagagtgtgatttgcatggcttgattgacttggataggaatatgaaccttactgagttaagtgatgatagttaaaggcattgaaatggttaaatgcaagagttagtgagttagggtttgaatgctagggtttatgaaccaaaatttggagaaatgcataaatggcatgtttgacctattgtgaaatgaaataatggtcaattatgaccaaataagttgtgtgggaattgttggaatgaaaaccaaattcataggtccagcagcatgaccaaacccactttgaaggaccaaaactcaaattttacaagtccaattgatatgccacaaattggagatgaaaatagacataaaatagcataattttcattaaggaatcatGGCCAaatactgactaaaacttggtgaaacaattgaccaaagtgaaatgagagcaggctgccactgcaccaaacttaccaaatgaacagactgttcatttggtcataactcgagttagacaagtcaaattgatctgaaatttggtCAGGGGTTAGAAGaggtatagatctacaactttcatgaagaacatcaccccaaattatgccattaacccattcaaattattgagcaaagttaagttaccaaacctgcaactctgcagattttcatttgagcagtaatgtttggatgactataactctctctaggaaactcggatttaggcgattcttgaaccgatggaaacctaagacatagtagaacatttcatatgaagaaagttagaccaaattatgaacttaacttgatcaaattactgaccaaaattggatcaaaatttgccagaacccaagataccagtatgaacagtgcacgtgaacagtaaatttattttggccataacttgagctacaaaactccgattggagtgatccaaaaatgagaatacacttaagacaataaggaacattttctatgaaggaagttttgccaaattccaatagtagattgaccaatggaacagtgcaacttcggagcaccaaaaccgaaaattggcaattttgccaaaatgacctaagttttgagaaagtgaccaaaagcaacaagtttaatgaccaaaatgtggtatgtgggtgaagttggagttcccatacctattaagccttaaaaagtcaacaatttgacttgaatagtgtagtgaatagtaacccgaaatacaaaaacttcgagaacgtcaaatttaacgcaatagagctagttaaaatgaagtgaaatttatttttgaatttatgctaagttatggtactgaaacactgtgaaattgtgtgtttcaactgaaaaagacttggaagcccttaaagactgagtcaagacctagaggcgactccagtcaggtttgtgcacaataaatttatgtaattattttccaattgaaaatttaaattgctatactttatgaagtcgctgtgttatttatgaattgtgttgccactttgtgactataaaaatgactttgaaaattgtttgggatctctcataaattgttgaaaataattgttttaaattgattttggattcacacttaacatgacagtatcacatttcctcctccatttatggggttgagatcgtttattttcctccctctctggcttgccagttgaggttgtagatcgaatgagtactcattagctagctagccacctccctcattggttttgattaatggggttgagattgctttgtcgtggtgtacaacacggcattgatcagaaattttgtgtcatgacttaagttgtgtatgactttggcaacactgtgtttatgaaattgtttgactaaactgtgtttaatagattatttgacaaaatggtgttattatgaactttgatatttgtgaaatgtggttgagaaatatttaaattgtgtttggcaatgaatgatataattattgtattttaaatttttattgtgcaccactgagtatttttatactcagggatagcttattttgctgtcgcagataagagcaaggagaaagcagcagagtgagctgctgttaaatccaggactactctgaccattttgtacgggtattattttatacccttgtagataatcttgatgtaaatataaaaatgttgtatgtatcaatgtagttgagcagttgtaaataaattgtaataatatttttctttgattttcttctgtaaatctaatatttgtacatatgaatttactACTTATGTTTTcttaatgaagatattaaatattttgagatgagaaatcttgatttgtattgtgaaattatttgaagtgccttatattgagttgatttgagaattattggtggttgggagttgtgaaatatttttggaaatgctttttacaggtctttgaagaactggtttctcaaaatatagagggaactatgtcaaaatttttataaaaattgtggcaaaatttaaaatggataaaatttttactagtatttaagcttgaataaatgactttttaattctcactaaaatgctcaccacttccaaaatgtaagaaaatcgttttaaaatcccttgtagggtacttaatgagttatcggtagatgaagttcgatagttcattaagtattctacgggatcatgttatgccttacggaggggtaaggtgtgacatgttttagtggtatcaaagcatggtttttcaataaattttgactacgtgtatgaacattttattgataagtacaactgctcaagtgtttttaattgatacatatgacatatttacatcatgaatatgcactaacggaggtcaacctccttgtgtttgatatcaggaagtagaaaatattgaaaaacggaatggaaggaggagatcattccgaagaacaatctattgaggctgaggttcaaggaaaAGCCCCAAAGACTCGAGCGTGAGTGGGTCGACCACTCCGGCTCTGCTCGACCGCGATTCCTGCAtaatttatgcagcagatggctgccttctttcagcaaatggcgggtaatgtgctaccccaagctcagatgccagtacctgtagcacaaccacagctctcagctcggcagtatgaaaaattgatgaaatttggggccaccaagtttaaaggcactgtggatccactggaggcagaacagtggttggaaagaatggaacgagttttcagaaagctgcaatgtacggaagagctgaagtttgagtattctgtttccttgttgcaaggggatgcgtttgaatggtggaagaccatcccccacagcctggttgagccacctgtgctgacatggacagactttttgggagagttccgacagaaatgggttcccgatgcatatgtggacatgaagttgcaagaattcttgagtctgaaacaagggaaccgaactgtagcagaatatgagagagatttctcaaggctaagccactatgctgaaagcttagtctccacccccagagacagatgcaagaggtttgagtccgggctaaggcagagtctgagaatgcaagttgtgggtttcagacatcagaattttgctgaattgatctcacaagccttggaattagaaaggatagaatccgaaggggcagtgaagaagggttcacaagagaaagagaaggctgaaaagactactggacaaacatctaaaagtggttctggcaagaggaaacagtttgggggatctagctcccgtagaggcagaggccGATTTTCTGGcaaaagaccacctcggtctggtcagctgacccaacaagcttctcgaggatctctatcggtccggcagtgtgaaacgtgtggtagaactcatggtggggtttgtttcaaggctactggtgcatgttttaactgttgaGGAAGCGgatatttcgctaaggattgcactagtccgtgcCGGTCTGAatcttttgccacatctgaaggatcaacccaagtctctgcacctagagggtcaccgtcagttgctagaggtagaggcagaggtaggggtcctggtaacactcctggaagtcaaagcactgttaacaagccagcatccagtggcgcaccagttagagtgtataccatgcgtcagagggaggaggctgaaacatcagatgttgtagctggtattttctccatccttgaccaagatgtgtatgtgttatttgatcctggctccacacattcatatgttagtgctagtgtgatgtgttctactgctattccgtgtataccaatggactatgatgtgctagtaactagtccattaggctaggaggtaagggtaaataggctatatagggactgtcctttggtgatccaaggacacacctttttgtcagatttaattgaaatgcccttcagagattatgacattatcttggtcATGGATtaattagccaggcatcatgcgatgattgactgtaggctgaagacagtcacttttggtcttcctcagtatggtgatgtagtaatacatgggaagaggcagttattaccttcaaacatcatttcagctgcactggccagaaaaatgattagaaaagggtgtgaggcgtacttggcacatgtgatagacacccaagtggggagtccagcactgagggacattcctactgtgtgtgactttccggatgtgtttcctgatgaattgccaggattacctccagaaagagaagtgcagtttgaaattgatgttatgcctggtgtggacccaatctccataacgccatatagaatggcaccagcagaattgaaagaattgaaagtgcaattgcaagaattgcttgacaagggctttatccgccctagtgtgtcaccttggggagcgccagtgttgtttgtaaagaaaaaagatggcactctccgtttgtgtattgactatcggcagttgaataaggtgacaataaagaacagatatccattaccccgcattgatgacttgtttgatcagttaagggatgcagctgtattctccaaaattgacctgagatcaggttattattagctgaaagtacaagagcagagtatttcaaaaactgcctttagaacccgctatggccattatgagttcttggttatgccattcgggttaactaatgctccggctgcttttatggatctgata
The Hevea brasiliensis isolate MT/VB/25A 57/8 chromosome 18, ASM3005281v1, whole genome shotgun sequence genome window above contains:
- the LOC110673072 gene encoding uncharacterized protein LOC110673072 isoform X2, whose translation is MSDGYYNSKKTDDICEDVCGRASGVALSMSRLKCILRGLDLKTYVFLFVVVPLGLFGLYLHGQKISYFLRPLWESPPKPFQIIPHYYHENVSMETLCRLHGWGIRESPRRVFDAVLFSNEVDILTIRWKELYPHITQFVLLESNSTFTGLPKPLVFGSNRDKFKFIESRLTYGTIGGRFRKGENPFVEEAYQRVVLDQLIRIAGIEDDDLLIMSDVDEIPSAHTINLLRWCDDIPPILHLQLRNYLYSFEYYVDNKSWRASVHNYRTGKTRYAHYRQADVLLSDSGWHCSFCFRYISDFIFKMKAYSHYDRVRFSHYLNPKRVQDVICKGADLFDMLPEEYTFKEIIGKMGPIPHSYSAVHLPSYLLNNADKYKYLLPGNCQRERG
- the LOC110673072 gene encoding uncharacterized protein LOC110673072 isoform X1; translation: MSDGYYNSKKTDDICEDVCGRQASGVALSMSRLKCILRGLDLKTYVFLFVVVPLGLFGLYLHGQKISYFLRPLWESPPKPFQIIPHYYHENVSMETLCRLHGWGIRESPRRVFDAVLFSNEVDILTIRWKELYPHITQFVLLESNSTFTGLPKPLVFGSNRDKFKFIESRLTYGTIGGRFRKGENPFVEEAYQRVVLDQLIRIAGIEDDDLLIMSDVDEIPSAHTINLLRWCDDIPPILHLQLRNYLYSFEYYVDNKSWRASVHNYRTGKTRYAHYRQADVLLSDSGWHCSFCFRYISDFIFKMKAYSHYDRVRFSHYLNPKRVQDVICKGADLFDMLPEEYTFKEIIGKMGPIPHSYSAVHLPSYLLNNADKYKYLLPGNCQRERG